A genomic segment from Arcobacter acticola encodes:
- a CDS encoding sensor histidine kinase, with the protein MTSKLSIKKKLLIYSFLIQIIILAIFSFSLYKALEISTLDKLQATLKVIILDVTDDLLEKKVITDIILDAEKEYKFEPLFIRILDNNTHEKLIQTSNFPKNIEHSDQYLNNLEQNTVTFEEQNNYLVSRIKIDFHNEKVVILEIVTTKDILTSTLENVLYILSFILPIVLIFSLIGGNFLIYKSFLPIENILSQLKEINAKDLSARLKSNKNKDEINQLVEEVNSLLKRLELSFEKISQFSSDASHELKTPLTIIRGEIEIALRRERSNEEYKSVLSSSLNEIIIIEKTINDLLFLAKNEKDILIDNQEDIYFDEIIDESINEVKSFAKLNQIEMNFILEDTIEYRGYSNLLKIALKNVLKNAIQFSHKNSQIIVKSYKKGNFFEISVQDFGIGIEKNEQIKIFEKFYRTDKSRNKNSGGTGLGMSILKKIVDIHKGKINIQSKENIGTTLTISFPIENNF; encoded by the coding sequence GTGACAAGTAAATTATCAATAAAGAAGAAACTCTTAATCTATAGCTTTTTAATTCAAATTATTATTCTAGCTATCTTTTCTTTCTCACTTTATAAAGCCCTAGAAATTTCAACATTAGATAAACTTCAAGCAACTTTGAAAGTTATAATACTTGATGTAACGGATGATTTACTTGAAAAAAAAGTTATAACAGATATAATTTTAGATGCAGAAAAAGAGTATAAATTTGAACCTTTATTTATAAGAATCTTAGATAACAATACCCATGAAAAATTAATTCAAACATCAAACTTTCCAAAGAATATTGAACATAGTGATCAATATCTAAATAACTTAGAACAAAATACAGTTACCTTTGAAGAACAAAACAACTATTTAGTAAGTAGAATTAAAATAGATTTTCATAATGAAAAAGTAGTAATACTAGAAATTGTAACAACAAAAGATATTTTAACTTCAACTTTAGAAAATGTTTTATACATTCTTAGTTTTATATTACCAATTGTTTTAATTTTTTCTTTAATTGGTGGTAATTTTTTAATCTATAAATCATTTTTACCAATTGAAAATATATTATCACAATTAAAAGAAATAAATGCAAAAGACTTATCTGCAAGACTAAAAAGCAATAAAAATAAAGATGAAATAAATCAACTTGTCGAAGAAGTAAATAGTTTATTAAAAAGATTAGAATTATCATTTGAGAAAATTTCCCAATTTAGCTCAGATGCATCTCATGAGCTAAAAACTCCTTTGACAATAATAAGAGGTGAAATAGAGATTGCATTAAGAAGAGAGCGTTCAAATGAAGAATATAAGAGTGTTCTGAGTAGTTCATTAAATGAAATAATCATAATTGAAAAAACAATAAATGATTTACTATTTTTAGCAAAAAATGAAAAAGATATTTTAATAGATAATCAAGAAGATATATATTTTGATGAAATTATTGATGAATCAATAAATGAAGTAAAAAGTTTTGCAAAATTAAACCAGATAGAGATGAATTTTATACTAGAAGATACTATAGAATATAGAGGTTATTCAAACCTTTTAAAGATAGCTTTAAAAAATGTACTTAAAAATGCAATACAATTTAGTCATAAAAATTCTCAAATAATAGTCAAAAGTTATAAAAAAGGTAATTTCTTTGAAATTTCTGTTCAAGATTTTGGAATTGGAATAGAAAAAAATGAACAAATTAAAATATTTGAAAAATTTTATAGAACAGATAAAAGTAGGAATAAAAATTCAGGCGGAACGGGTTTGGGAATGTCCATTTTAAAGAAGATTGTAGATATTCATAAAGGAAAAATAAATATTCAAAGTAAAGAGAATATTGGAACAACTTTAACTATATCTTTTCCAATAGAAAATAATTTTTAG
- the groL gene encoding chaperonin GroEL (60 kDa chaperone family; promotes refolding of misfolded polypeptides especially under stressful conditions; forms two stacked rings of heptamers to form a barrel-shaped 14mer; ends can be capped by GroES; misfolded proteins enter the barrel where they are refolded when GroES binds) has product MAKEVLFGDNARNRLYAGVEKLADAVKVTMGPRGRNVLLQKSFGAPTITKDGVSVAREIELKDTLENMGAQLVKEVASRTADEAGDGTTTATILAHSIFKEGLRNVTAGANPIILKRGMDKATEAILAELKKASRVVANKTEIEQVATISANSDKAIGSMIAEAMDKVGKDGVITVEEAKGISDELDVVEGMQFDRGYLSPYFVTNAEKMIAEFNNPFILLYDKKISSLKEMLPILESVNQAGRPLVIIAEDVDGEALATLVVNRLRGSLNIAAVKAPGFGDRRKAMLEDIAVLTGGTVISEEMGMKLETAEFSCLGTATKLVIDKDNTTIVDGNGDKERVKARVGQIKAEISNTTSEYDKEKLQERLAKLSGGVAVIKVGAASETEMKEKKDRVDDALSATRAAVEEGIVIGGGAALIRAAAKVTLVLEGDEAIGAAIIFRAIKAPLKQIATNAGYDAGVVSNEVEKSANENLGFNAATGEYVDMFEAGIVDPAKVERVAMQNAVSVASLLLTTEATVTDIKEDKPSMPAMPDMGGMGGMPGMM; this is encoded by the coding sequence ATGGCAAAAGAAGTTTTATTTGGTGATAACGCAAGAAATAGATTATATGCAGGTGTTGAGAAGTTAGCAGATGCAGTAAAAGTTACAATGGGACCAAGAGGTAGAAACGTATTATTACAAAAATCTTTTGGAGCACCTACAATTACAAAAGATGGTGTTTCAGTTGCAAGAGAAATTGAATTAAAAGATACATTAGAAAATATGGGAGCACAACTTGTAAAAGAAGTAGCTTCAAGAACTGCTGATGAAGCAGGAGATGGAACAACGACTGCAACTATCTTAGCACACTCAATTTTCAAAGAGGGATTAAGAAACGTAACAGCAGGTGCAAATCCAATTATCTTAAAAAGAGGTATGGATAAAGCAACTGAAGCAATTTTAGCTGAACTTAAAAAAGCATCAAGAGTAGTTGCTAATAAAACTGAAATTGAGCAAGTAGCTACTATTTCTGCAAATTCAGATAAAGCAATTGGTTCTATGATTGCTGAAGCTATGGATAAAGTTGGAAAAGATGGTGTTATTACTGTTGAAGAAGCAAAAGGTATCTCTGATGAATTAGATGTTGTTGAAGGTATGCAGTTTGATAGAGGTTACTTATCTCCATATTTTGTAACAAATGCTGAAAAAATGATTGCAGAATTTAATAATCCATTCATTTTATTATATGACAAAAAAATCTCTTCTTTAAAAGAGATGTTACCAATTTTAGAATCAGTTAATCAAGCTGGAAGACCTTTAGTAATTATTGCTGAAGATGTTGATGGTGAAGCATTAGCTACTCTTGTAGTAAATAGATTAAGAGGTTCTTTAAATATTGCAGCTGTTAAAGCTCCAGGATTTGGTGATAGAAGAAAAGCTATGCTTGAAGATATCGCTGTATTAACAGGTGGAACAGTAATTTCAGAAGAAATGGGAATGAAACTTGAAACTGCTGAGTTCTCTTGTTTAGGAACTGCTACTAAATTAGTAATTGATAAAGATAATACTACTATTGTTGATGGAAATGGTGACAAAGAAAGAGTAAAAGCTAGAGTTGGTCAAATCAAAGCTGAAATTTCTAACACAACTTCTGAATATGATAAAGAAAAATTACAAGAAAGACTTGCAAAATTAAGTGGAGGAGTAGCTGTTATTAAAGTTGGAGCTGCATCTGAGACTGAAATGAAAGAGAAAAAAGACAGAGTTGATGATGCATTAAGTGCAACAAGAGCTGCTGTTGAAGAAGGTATTGTAATTGGTGGTGGAGCTGCATTAATTAGAGCTGCTGCTAAAGTTACATTAGTTCTTGAAGGTGATGAGGCAATTGGTGCTGCAATCATTTTTAGAGCAATTAAAGCACCTTTAAAACAAATTGCTACAAATGCTGGATATGATGCTGGTGTTGTTTCAAATGAAGTTGAAAAATCTGCTAATGAGAACTTAGGATTTAATGCTGCAACTGGTGAATATGTAGATATGTTTGAAGCTGGAATCGTAGATCCTGCAAAAGTTGAAAGAGTTGCAATGCAAAATGCTGTTTCAGTTGCATCTTTACTATTGACTACAGAAGCTACAGTAACTGATATAAAAGAAGACAAACCTTCAATGCCTGCAATGCCAGACATGGGTGGAATGGGCGGAATGCCAGGGATGATGTAA
- a CDS encoding metallophosphoesterase: MTLPKPKSIEIFVENEKLHNLKILHLSDLHIHKKSSLVQMQELIDVCNDLEFDIAVITGDIIDTKVKFIKEHLQVLNRLKQEVYYISGNHDLFYGLEDLKKELTNFIFMDNSCKEFIYKNEIIYLAGLSDRFSKFFKIKREEKQIEKYLLNSPSIFISHQPKDYKIALNSKANLFLCGHTHGGQIFPFHYLVRVVQPFLAGLFYRRQTAIYVNKGLGTWGVDFRYKADNEISLLKLIAKSVK, encoded by the coding sequence ATGACTCTTCCAAAACCTAAATCAATAGAAATATTCGTAGAAAATGAAAAACTACATAATCTTAAAATACTTCACTTAAGTGATTTACATATACATAAAAAAAGCTCATTAGTACAAATGCAAGAGTTAATAGATGTTTGTAATGATTTAGAGTTTGATATTGCTGTTATTACAGGAGATATTATTGATACAAAAGTGAAGTTTATAAAAGAGCATTTACAAGTATTAAATAGATTAAAACAAGAAGTTTATTATATAAGTGGAAATCATGATCTGTTTTATGGTTTGGAGGATTTAAAAAAAGAGTTAACAAATTTTATTTTTATGGATAATAGTTGTAAAGAGTTTATCTATAAAAATGAAATTATATATCTAGCAGGACTTAGTGATAGATTTTCAAAGTTTTTTAAAATAAAAAGAGAAGAAAAACAAATAGAAAAATATCTTTTAAACTCTCCTTCTATTTTCATTTCCCATCAACCAAAAGATTACAAAATTGCTCTTAATTCGAAAGCAAATCTATTTTTATGCGGACATACACACGGTGGTCAAATTTTTCCTTTTCACTATTTAGTAAGAGTTGTACAACCATTTTTAGCAGGTTTGTTTTATAGAAGACAAACAGCAATCTATGTAAACAAAGGTTTAGGAACTTGGGGTGTGGATTTTAGATATAAAGCAGATAATGAAATAAGCTTACTTAAATTAATAGCAAAAAGTGTAAAATAA
- a CDS encoding response regulator transcription factor, protein MKILIIEDDEKIVSFLKKGLVEECYVVDSATNGDEGLYLASVNEYDLILLDIQLPVKDGIEVCKSLRDSNNQTPIIMLTAKDSIEDKIKGLDIGANDYLAKPFSFAELLARIRVQLRSNNSVLLKLSIDDLELDLLNKTASRANENIVLTSKEFTLLEFLIKNKDRVLSETMINSALSSFEDSNISNIVNVYIYRLRNKIDKKFDKKLIKTIRGIGFKISDK, encoded by the coding sequence ATGAAAATATTAATAATAGAAGACGATGAAAAAATCGTAAGTTTTTTAAAAAAAGGCTTAGTTGAAGAGTGTTATGTTGTTGATAGTGCAACAAATGGAGATGAGGGTTTATATCTTGCAAGTGTAAATGAATATGATTTGATTTTATTAGATATTCAACTTCCCGTAAAGGATGGAATAGAAGTTTGTAAAAGCCTAAGAGATTCAAATAATCAAACTCCTATTATTATGCTAACTGCTAAAGATTCTATTGAAGATAAGATAAAAGGCTTAGATATTGGAGCAAATGATTATCTAGCAAAACCTTTTTCTTTTGCTGAATTATTAGCTCGTATTAGAGTGCAATTAAGATCTAATAATTCTGTTTTATTAAAACTATCTATAGATGACTTAGAACTTGATTTATTAAATAAAACAGCCTCAAGAGCTAATGAAAATATTGTTCTTACATCAAAAGAGTTTACCCTACTTGAGTTTTTGATTAAAAATAAAGATAGAGTTCTGAGTGAGACCATGATTAATTCAGCATTATCATCATTTGAAGATTCAAATATTAGTAATATTGTAAATGTATATATTTATAGATTAAGAAATAAAATTGATAAAAAATTTGATAAAAAACTAATTAAAACAATAAGAGGAATAGGATTTAAAATAAGTGACAAGTAA
- a CDS encoding YceI family protein: MSKILIILCLSLAAIASSLNIKKGEIIAHTEVFGDSQINPSTKEINTFLTIQKEVESIRGKIYFDTITLISQKRDRDSNMYELLNFQKYKNISFDISSIVKNENGYYINGDLTLNGITKNITTNGEIINNKDAILLKGGFSFNLTDFNLEPPTMFFLTVRNQIDISYNIQLNK; encoded by the coding sequence ATGTCTAAAATATTAATAATATTATGTTTAAGCCTAGCAGCAATTGCTTCAAGTCTTAATATTAAAAAAGGTGAAATTATAGCTCATACTGAGGTTTTTGGTGATAGCCAAATTAACCCAAGTACAAAAGAGATAAATACTTTTTTAACAATACAAAAAGAAGTAGAATCAATAAGAGGTAAAATTTATTTTGATACTATCACACTAATTAGCCAAAAAAGAGATAGGGATTCAAATATGTATGAATTATTGAATTTCCAAAAATACAAAAATATCTCTTTTGATATCTCAAGTATTGTAAAAAATGAAAATGGCTATTATATAAATGGAGATTTAACATTAAATGGTATTACTAAAAATATCACAACAAATGGTGAAATAATAAATAATAAAGATGCTATTTTACTAAAGGGTGGATTCTCTTTTAATCTCACAGATTTTAATTTAGAACCACCTACAATGTTCTTTTTAACAGTTAGAAATCAAATTGACATCTCTTATAATATTCAATTAAATAAGTAA